A genomic window from Pecten maximus chromosome 2, xPecMax1.1, whole genome shotgun sequence includes:
- the LOC117341005 gene encoding uncharacterized protein LOC117341005 — MGLCCCNHRWMKLIGLALGCLGEFVTGSLYVFNVYLGAIKRTFNYTQREVELQSSLLYVGQGCGFLPGMFFDRFGPAWSSAVGLALGVGSYLFLWSTSKAVLFYSLRSWLMGIYFFLAGLGSSFTYMVALNTNLVNFNHQQRGKVMGTLNLFFAGSPFVYSLIYYHAFNGHDPENLESFPHMMLLLAISFAVVNIMCILFLRMLPEDKESVKSAVSYEDINGILNDLNPIPEKDQAMSLTQLAGNCNFHALLWVFILTASVGVFVTNNLTEIATSVMLDEHNPTLVLLIPVSVMVVSIMIGVFSDRYIETFPRSSVLLIGIGSFVISQMLFLLLVDVFSILIIATILVGVGNAIMWSLGPALMTDILYIGNLGRNWGIILLVNSLVCFALQETFGILYESAITMPNELFCYGLHCLRGAFGIGLASTILSVVPALVLVIRTNSSLPKPKPEMNGTIAILE; from the exons ATGGGATTATGTTGCTGTAACCACCGTTGGATGAAGTTGATAGGACTGGCATTGGGCTGTCTTGGTGAGTTCGTCACAGGATCCTTGTACGTATTCAATGTGTACCTTGGAGCTATCAAGAGGACGTTCAACTACACACAACGTGAAG TGGAACTTCAATCGTCGCTTCTCTATGTGGGTCAGGGATGTGGTTTCCTTCCAGGGATGTTCTTCGACAGGTTCGGACCTGCTTGGTCGTCCGCCGTCGGTCTCGCCTTGGGTGTTGGTTCATATCTGTTTTTGTGGAGCACATCCAAGGCTGTCCTCTTCTACAGCCTTCGTAGCTGGCTGATGGGCATCTACTTCTTTTTGGCAG GATTGGGCTCTTCATTTACCTACATGGTGGCACTCAACACAAATCTTGTGAACTTCAACCATCAGCAAAGAGGCAAGGTCATGGGGACGCTGAACCTCTTTTTTGCAGGAAGTCCATTCGTGTATTCCTTAATTTATTACCATGCATTCAACGGGCATGATCCAGAGAATTTGGAGAGTTTCCCTCACATGATGCTACTCCTTGCAATATCGTTTGCTGTCGTGAACATCATGTGTATTTTGTTCTTAAGAATGCTTCCCGAGGACAAGGAAAGCGTTAAATCAGCGGTCTCGTACGAGGACATAAACGGAATTCTAAACGATCTGAACCCTATACCAGAAAAAGACCAGGCCATGTCACTAACACAGCTGGCTGGAAACTGCAATTTCCATGCATTGCTATGGGTGTTTATATTAACAGCTTCAGTCGGAGTGTTCGTCACCAATAACCTAACAGAGATTGCCACAAGTGTAATGCTTGACGAGCACAACCCTACTCTTGTGCTTCTGATCCCAGTCTCCGTCATGGTAGTCAGCATTATGATAGGGGTATTCTCGGATAGGTATATTGAAACGTTTCCAAGGTCAAGTGTGCTCCTAATAGGTATCGGCTCGTTCGTTATTTCGCAGATGTTGTTCCTATTATTGGTCGACGTCTTCTCCATCTTGATCATAGCTACTATTTTGGTTGGAGTTGGTAACGCTATCATGTGGTCCCTCGGGCCAGCCTTGATGACGGACATATTGTACATCGGTAATCTCGGCAGGAACTGGGGTATCATACTCCTTGTAAATTCGCTTGTCTGTTTTGCTCTACAAGAGACGTTTGGTATCCTATATGAGAGCGCCATCACTATGCCTAATGAACTTTTCTGTTACGGCTTACATTGCCTGCGTGGTGCGTTCGGTATCGGACTCGCCTCTACTATTCTGTCGGTCGTCCCAGCATTAGTACTTGTGATTAGAACGAACAGTTCGTTACCAAAACCCAAACCAGAAATGAACGGAACAATCGCTATTCTCGAATAG